The genomic interval GCTGTGACAACCAGTTCGCCAGTGAAGCACTCTCACGCAAGCGCCCCGGCCACAACCTGGTGCTGGTGACCCACAATGGCTGCATCGACCATTTCGCCCGCCAGCAGAACGTTGCGGGTGGCGAGCGCGAGAGTGGCTATGCCAGTGCCCTGTTCGTGTCGGTGGATGGCAATGGCAAGGCACGCATCCTCGGGCGACTGAACGAACCCGACTGGCAACGCGTATTGGCCAGCACAGGAAAATAGCCCTCAAACGTAAACGCGATCCCTGTGGGAGCGGCCCAATCGCGACACAAGGCCGCTCCCACAAAAGGGCCAGTACCGGCGAAAAAAACAGGTACTCCCATTGCAGTCACCCGTCATGGCAAGATCAGCACTGGCCCTGATTGCGACCCCACCCATGCCGTTGCCGCTGATCTACCACGAAGACTACAGCCCGGAGTTCCCCGCCGAACACCGCTTCCCGATGGACAAGTTCCGCCTGCTGCATGACCACCTGGTGGACAGCGGGCTGACCACCGACCAGGCATTGCTGCGCCCGGACATCTGCCCCAACGACATCCTCGCCCTGGCCCACGACCGTGGCTATATCGAGCGTTACATGAACGGCGACCTGTCCCGCGAGGACCAGCGTCGCCTCGGCCTGCCCTGGAGCGAAGCCCTGGCCCGGCGCACGGTGCGGGCTGTGGGTGGCTCGCTGCTGACCGCCGAGATGGCGCTGCAACATGGCATCGCCTGCCACCTCGCCGGTGGCACCCACCATGCCCATTACGACCACCCCGCCGGCTTCTGCATCTTCAACGACCTGGCCGTGATCAGCCGCTACCTGCTGGAGGCTGGCCGGGTACACCGGGTACTGATCTTCGATTGCGATGTGCACCAGGGTGACGGCACCGCGCGCATCCTGCACGACACCCCCGAGGCCATCACCGTGTCGTTGCATTGCGAACAGAACTTCCCGGCCCGCAAGGCGCAGAGCGACTGGGACATTCCCCTGCCCCGTGGCATGGGCGATGCGGCCTACCTGAAGGTGGTGGACGACACCCTTAACTACCTGCTGCCGCTCTATCAACCCGACCTGGTGCTGTATGACGCCGGCGTCGATGTGCACAAGGACGACGCCCTTGGCTACCTGCAACTGACTGACGCCGGCCTGGCCGCCCGTGACGAAGCGGTGCTGCGCCATTGTCTGGGCCGTGACATCCCGGTGGTTGGCGTGATCGGCGGCGGCTACAGCAAGGACCGCGAAGCGTTGGCCAGGCGCCATGGCATCCTTCACCACAGCGCGGCACGCGTCATCGGTTGTTCACAGTGACTGTGGAACCGCTTGTGGATAACCTGCGGGAAAGGCGCTGTAGCCCTTTGTACGCAAGGCCTGCAGAACTATGATCATTTTTTGACCAGTGCTTCCATGGGCAGCGCTGCGCTAGAATGCGCATCTTTTCCACAGCCTGCTGCCCACCATGTCCGATCTGAACCCCGCCTCCCCTCCTCTCGCCGTCGTTATTGGTGGTGGCCCCGCCGGCCTGATGGCTGCCGAAGCACTGGCCCAGGCAGGCCTGGCGGTCGAGGTGTTCGACGCCATGCCTTCGGTGGGGCGCAAGTTCCTGCTGGCGGGTGTTGGCGGGATGAACATCACCCACTCCGAGCCGTACCCGGCGTTCGTTTCACGCTATGCCGGGCGCCAGGGCGAAGTCGAGGCGCTGCTGCGCGGCTTCGACGCCGAAGCCTTGCGCCAGTGGATTCACAGCCTGGGCATCGAAACCTTCGTCGGCACCTCGGGGCGGGTGTTCCCCACCGACATGAAAGCCGCCCCCCTGCTGCGCGCCTGGCTCAAGCGGCTGCGCGACTGCGGGGTAGTTATCCACACCCGCCACCGTTGGTTGGGCTGGAATGCCGACGGTGCCTTGCGGATCGCTTATCCACAGGGCGAGCGCGCGGTGCAGGCTGCAGTCGTGGTACTGGCGCTGGGTGGCGGCAGTTGGGCGCGATTGGGTTCGGATGGCGCCTGGCAGCCATTACTGGCCGAACGGGCTGTGGATATCTCGCCTTTGCAGCCCAGCAACTGCGGGTTTGAGGTGGATGGCTGGAGCGCATTGTTGAAGGAGAAATTCGCGGGCGCACCGCTGAAGAACATTGCCCTCAGCGTCCCCGGCAGCGCGCCGCGCAAAGGCGAGTTCATCCTCACCGCGCAGGGTGTTGAAGGCAGCCTGGTGTATGCCTGGTCGGCACCGGTGCGCGAAGCCATCAACCGCGAAGGCCGAGGGGTACTGCTGCTCGACCTGCTGCCAGACAAGCCTGTGGACAACATTGCCCAGGCACTGGCCAAGCCACGCGGTTCGCGCTCCATGGCCAAGCATCTGCACAGCCAGCTGGGCATTGATGGCGTCAAGGCGGCGCTGCTGCGCGAGCTGACCGATCAGGCGACCTTTGCCGACCCATTGGCGCTGGCCCAGGCGATCAAGGCCTTGCCGATCACATTGGTGCGTACGCGACCACTGGATGAAGCAATCAGCAGTGCCGGCGGGGTACGCTTCGAGGGGCTGGATGAGGGGTTGATGGTCAAAAGCATGCCGGGGGTGTTCTGTGCCGGCGAGATGCTGGACTGGGAGGCGCCGACCGGGGGGTACCTGCTGACGGCTTGCTTTGCCAGCGGGTTGCGTGCCGGGCGGGCGGCGGCGGAGTGGGTTACGCGGGTTTCCTGACAAATTTTGGGGCCGCAAAGCGGCCCCATCAATCTCAAGGCTTACGCTTACGCGGCCCACCATTGAAGCTCGGCACCTTGCGCACCGCCTTCACTGCCGGCTCCGGCTCCCCACTGTCCATCCAACGCCCCAGCCCGCGCTTGGCGCTGTTCTCTTTCGGCTTTTTGGGTTTCTTCGGCTTCTTGATCACCTGGCCACTGGCGTCGGTCATCGGCACCCGGTGATCAGGGATGAAATCCGGTTCTTCATGGCGTGGCAGGGTCTGCCGGGTCAGCACTTCGATAGCCCCCAGCAACTGCACTTCATCCGCGCACACCAGCGAAATCGCCTCGCCCTTGTTACCCGCCCGCCCGGTACGCCCGATGCGGTGCACGTAATCCTCGGCGACGATCGGCAGGTCGAGGTTGACCACCAGCGGCAGGTCGTCGATATCCAGGCCACGGGCCGCCACGTCGGTCGCCACCAGTACCTGAATCTCGCGGGCCTTGAAGCTGTCCAGCGCCCGCTGGCGGGTGGCCTGCGGGCGGTCACCGTGGATGCCGTCGGCGTTTACGCCTTCGGCCAGCAAGCGCGACACCAACTGGTCGACACCGTTACGGGTCTTGGCAAACACCAGCACCTGGCTCCAGCGCTGTTTGCGCAGCAGGTGACAGAACAGGTCTTCCTTGCGCTTTTTGTCCACAGGCACCAGCCACTGTTTGACGCTGGTTGCAGTGGCGTTGCGCGGGCTCACTTCGATACTGAGCGGGTCATTCAACGCCAGCCCCGCCAGTACGCGAATCTGGTCAGAGAACGTGGCAGAAAACAACAGGGTCTGGCGCTTGCGCGGCAGCGCGGCGTACACCGATTGCAGTTCTTCGGCAAAGCCCAGGTCGAGCATGCGGTCAGCTTCGTCCAGCACCAGCGTCTGCACCTGGTTGAACTTCACCGCATTCTGCCGGAACAGGTCGAGCAAGCGGCCCGGGGTGGCCACCAACAGGTCGACGCCACGGCGCAGGCGCATCATCTGGGGGTTGATGCTGACGCCGCCGTACACCGCGTAAGTGCTCAGGGGCAGGTTCTCGGCGTACTCGCGCACGTTGTTGTGCACCTGCTCGGCCAGCTCACGGGTAGGCACCAGCACCAGCGCGCGGATCGAGTTGCAGGCCACCTTCTCGCCCTCCAGTGCCAGGCGCTGCAGCACGGGCAGGGCAAAGCCTGCGGTCTTGCCGGTGCCGGTCTGGGCCGCGGCCATCAGGTCGCGGCCGGCCAGCACGGCGGGGATGGCCTTGGCCTGCACCGGGGTCGGGGTGGTGTAGTCCAGCTGCTGCAGCGTGCGCAGCAGGGGTTCGATCAGGCCGAGTTTGGCGAAATTCATGGCAATACCGTCAGGGGGTTCAGCGAAGGCGGCAAGTTTACCGCATCACCCCGGCCTACTTGCAGATTTCGCCTTCCAACGGCTGCGCAGGCGCAGGTGCCTTGCGCCACTGTGGCAGGCCGATCAGCACCACCGCACCGATAATCACCGCCATGGCCACGCACTCCTCGGCGCCAATCTGTTCGCCGGCAAAGACAATGCCCAGCAGCA from Pseudomonas fortuita carries:
- a CDS encoding DEAD/DEAH box helicase translates to MNFAKLGLIEPLLRTLQQLDYTTPTPVQAKAIPAVLAGRDLMAAAQTGTGKTAGFALPVLQRLALEGEKVACNSIRALVLVPTRELAEQVHNNVREYAENLPLSTYAVYGGVSINPQMMRLRRGVDLLVATPGRLLDLFRQNAVKFNQVQTLVLDEADRMLDLGFAEELQSVYAALPRKRQTLLFSATFSDQIRVLAGLALNDPLSIEVSPRNATATSVKQWLVPVDKKRKEDLFCHLLRKQRWSQVLVFAKTRNGVDQLVSRLLAEGVNADGIHGDRPQATRQRALDSFKAREIQVLVATDVAARGLDIDDLPLVVNLDLPIVAEDYVHRIGRTGRAGNKGEAISLVCADEVQLLGAIEVLTRQTLPRHEEPDFIPDHRVPMTDASGQVIKKPKKPKKPKENSAKRGLGRWMDSGEPEPAVKAVRKVPSFNGGPRKRKP
- a CDS encoding histone deacetylase family protein; amino-acid sequence: MPLPLIYHEDYSPEFPAEHRFPMDKFRLLHDHLVDSGLTTDQALLRPDICPNDILALAHDRGYIERYMNGDLSREDQRRLGLPWSEALARRTVRAVGGSLLTAEMALQHGIACHLAGGTHHAHYDHPAGFCIFNDLAVISRYLLEAGRVHRVLIFDCDVHQGDGTARILHDTPEAITVSLHCEQNFPARKAQSDWDIPLPRGMGDAAYLKVVDDTLNYLLPLYQPDLVLYDAGVDVHKDDALGYLQLTDAGLAARDEAVLRHCLGRDIPVVGVIGGGYSKDREALARRHGILHHSAARVIGCSQ
- a CDS encoding TIGR03862 family flavoprotein, coding for MSDLNPASPPLAVVIGGGPAGLMAAEALAQAGLAVEVFDAMPSVGRKFLLAGVGGMNITHSEPYPAFVSRYAGRQGEVEALLRGFDAEALRQWIHSLGIETFVGTSGRVFPTDMKAAPLLRAWLKRLRDCGVVIHTRHRWLGWNADGALRIAYPQGERAVQAAVVVLALGGGSWARLGSDGAWQPLLAERAVDISPLQPSNCGFEVDGWSALLKEKFAGAPLKNIALSVPGSAPRKGEFILTAQGVEGSLVYAWSAPVREAINREGRGVLLLDLLPDKPVDNIAQALAKPRGSRSMAKHLHSQLGIDGVKAALLRELTDQATFADPLALAQAIKALPITLVRTRPLDEAISSAGGVRFEGLDEGLMVKSMPGVFCAGEMLDWEAPTGGYLLTACFASGLRAGRAAAEWVTRVS